Proteins found in one Solitalea lacus genomic segment:
- a CDS encoding NAD(P)-dependent alcohol dehydrogenase, with translation MIQVKGYAAAQAKAPLAPFNFERRETGPFDVQIEILYCGVCHSDIHQVRDEWGGAIFPMVPGHEIVGKVTKVGEKVTKFKAGDLAGVGCLVDSCRTCSSCVQGYEQYCEVHWVGTYNSLEMDMKTPTYGGYSNMIVVDESFVLKISEKLDLKRVAPLLCAGITTYSPLKEWKVGKGDKVGVMGLGGLGHMAVKLAASMGAEVTVLSTSASKEKDALALGAHKFVVTKNPDALAEVTNYFDIIIDTVSAQHDLNVYLNLLRLNGTMVLLGVPPEAPIIQTFNLIAKRRRLAGSLIGGIQETQEMLDYCAEHNIMSDVEVISMNQINEAYERMIKGDVHYRFVIDMATL, from the coding sequence ATGATACAAGTTAAGGGTTATGCAGCCGCACAGGCTAAGGCGCCTCTTGCGCCATTTAACTTTGAAAGAAGAGAAACCGGCCCATTTGATGTTCAGATCGAAATTTTATACTGTGGTGTTTGTCATTCCGACATCCATCAGGTACGCGATGAATGGGGCGGGGCTATCTTCCCAATGGTTCCGGGTCATGAGATTGTGGGTAAGGTTACTAAAGTAGGTGAAAAGGTAACGAAGTTCAAAGCCGGAGATCTTGCCGGTGTTGGCTGTCTGGTTGACTCTTGCCGTACCTGCAGCAGTTGTGTTCAAGGCTATGAACAATATTGCGAAGTCCACTGGGTTGGAACCTACAACAGTTTAGAAATGGACATGAAAACTCCTACTTATGGTGGCTATTCAAACATGATTGTTGTTGATGAAAGTTTCGTTCTTAAAATTTCAGAAAAGCTGGATTTAAAACGGGTTGCTCCTTTGTTATGTGCAGGAATCACCACCTACTCTCCTTTAAAAGAATGGAAAGTTGGCAAAGGCGATAAAGTTGGTGTTATGGGCTTGGGAGGTTTAGGTCATATGGCCGTTAAGCTGGCAGCTTCTATGGGTGCAGAAGTTACCGTTTTAAGTACTTCGGCATCCAAAGAAAAAGATGCACTGGCATTGGGAGCTCATAAATTTGTGGTCACTAAAAACCCTGATGCCCTGGCCGAAGTAACCAACTATTTTGACATTATTATTGACACAGTTTCAGCTCAACACGATCTGAATGTATATCTAAATCTGCTAAGATTAAACGGAACTATGGTATTGCTAGGTGTCCCGCCAGAAGCCCCCATAATACAAACCTTTAATCTTATTGCAAAACGCAGAAGGCTTGCTGGTTCTCTTATAGGTGGAATTCAGGAGACACAAGAAATGCTGGATTATTGCGCAGAACATAATATCATGTCAGATGTTGAAGTCATTTCCATGAACCAAATCAATGAAGCATATGAACGAATGATAAAAGGAGATGTGCATTATCGATTTGTGATTGATATGGCTACACTCTAA
- a CDS encoding phosphatidylglycerol lysyltransferase domain-containing protein produces MPLQKFHNQFLAFLRRIHWKELVAILFILLGVYFFRQERHELRSLSLFIKKADQYWISVGVILTAVYIFLQSGLLLYCFKAVKADLPWPASILLFLKQNFISIFLPGGGVTTFAYLPAMLRKERIERHKIYLAGGLQGFIGIFTVILVGLPVIFYALLTHQAVVSETNIFVGTAALSLLLILLFLTFRRRGKIQNFLMKVFPKAETFLEEILIIELSASKLIVATLFSVLVEFCGIVHLYIAMLASGTDASWEAAFTAYIVSTLFLIFSPLLKGLGAVELSISYILKLYGYNTLQAVEIALLYRLLEFWLPLVAGIIAWAWKGKNLFLRLAPPLLIFLLGTVNIFSVLTPPIASRLHLLKEYIPLESIHASNWLVILLGLVLIVTAAFLIRGLKGAWWLAIAVSALSLIGHLTKALDYEEATLSLFVIIVLYSSRKQYRLRSDPRFINIGTVTGIATLITVLIFGSIGFYWLDEKHFGLDFSLWQSIRYAFTNFLLIQNDLQPITHFGTEFIMSIRVLGIGAWAFFLYTVFRPYLSATFFKSQDYEKAFFWINQYGSSPVDYFKADADKLLFFSNENEGFIAYRVANGFAIVLEEPVCLEEHKLKFLIEFDQFCIKEGLKPAFYRIDEESLYHFSTLKKKKLLIGQEAVMDINSFSLEGKQNKALRNSLNSLQKKGYQTRVHKAPHTRQFINELKAVSDEWLKAYDKIEITFSQGMFNPSLISQQEVIAVHDEANKTVAFLTIIPDYTPDECTYDLIRKTADAPGGCMDALIIKLTEYAKESGSHYLNLGLVPMSGIDQPESTAERLVKYAYEKISRFKHYQGLREFKEKYASQWLNKYLIYENDFDLVQLPAALRKVMEPAS; encoded by the coding sequence ATGCCTTTGCAAAAGTTTCACAACCAATTTTTGGCCTTTTTAAGAAGAATACACTGGAAAGAGCTTGTTGCTATCTTATTCATTTTATTAGGTGTTTATTTCTTTCGCCAAGAGCGGCACGAGCTACGTTCTCTATCCCTGTTTATAAAAAAAGCCGATCAATATTGGATCTCTGTTGGGGTAATCCTTACCGCGGTATACATCTTTCTTCAATCGGGTTTGCTTTTATACTGTTTTAAGGCGGTGAAAGCAGATTTGCCATGGCCTGCTAGCATTCTCCTTTTCTTAAAGCAAAATTTCATTAGTATTTTTCTTCCCGGAGGAGGTGTTACTACTTTTGCCTACCTTCCTGCAATGCTCCGGAAAGAGCGTATTGAGCGGCATAAAATATACCTTGCCGGCGGATTGCAAGGCTTTATTGGAATCTTTACCGTTATTTTGGTGGGTCTTCCGGTTATCTTTTATGCCTTACTAACCCATCAAGCTGTTGTAAGTGAAACAAACATTTTTGTTGGAACGGCTGCCTTAAGCCTTTTGCTAATTCTACTATTTTTAACATTTAGGCGAAGAGGGAAAATACAGAATTTCCTGATGAAAGTTTTTCCAAAGGCGGAAACGTTTTTAGAAGAAATTCTAATCATCGAACTTTCCGCATCTAAGCTAATCGTTGCTACTTTGTTTTCAGTTTTGGTAGAATTTTGTGGCATTGTTCATTTATATATTGCCATGTTGGCAAGTGGGACCGATGCCTCATGGGAAGCCGCATTTACCGCCTATATTGTTTCAACACTATTTCTAATTTTTTCCCCTTTATTGAAAGGGTTAGGTGCTGTTGAATTATCCATTTCTTACATACTAAAATTATACGGTTATAATACATTACAAGCTGTCGAAATAGCCTTGCTCTATCGTTTACTTGAGTTTTGGCTGCCTTTAGTAGCGGGTATCATTGCCTGGGCATGGAAAGGGAAGAATCTCTTTTTGAGGCTAGCTCCTCCTTTATTAATCTTCCTCTTGGGAACGGTAAATATATTTTCAGTACTTACCCCTCCAATTGCCTCCCGGTTACATTTGCTGAAAGAGTACATTCCATTGGAATCTATTCATGCATCAAATTGGCTGGTAATCTTACTGGGCTTAGTTCTTATCGTTACGGCAGCCTTTCTTATTAGAGGATTAAAAGGAGCCTGGTGGCTGGCAATTGCTGTTTCTGCTCTTTCTTTGATAGGGCATCTTACAAAGGCACTTGACTATGAGGAGGCTACTTTATCCTTATTTGTAATCATTGTATTGTATTCGTCCCGTAAACAATATCGTTTAAGGAGTGATCCTCGCTTTATAAACATCGGCACCGTAACTGGTATCGCCACATTAATTACAGTTCTAATTTTTGGTTCGATTGGGTTTTATTGGTTGGATGAAAAACATTTTGGTCTCGATTTCAGCCTTTGGCAATCGATTCGCTATGCATTTACTAATTTTTTGTTGATACAAAATGACTTGCAACCCATCACTCATTTTGGAACAGAGTTTATAATGTCGATCAGAGTTTTAGGAATTGGAGCCTGGGCTTTTTTTCTCTATACTGTATTTCGGCCCTATCTTTCTGCGACATTTTTTAAATCCCAAGACTATGAAAAAGCCTTTTTTTGGATAAATCAATATGGTTCATCTCCTGTAGATTATTTTAAAGCTGATGCTGACAAATTGTTGTTTTTCTCCAATGAAAATGAAGGCTTTATTGCTTATAGAGTTGCCAACGGTTTTGCAATTGTATTGGAAGAGCCTGTTTGTTTAGAAGAACATAAGCTTAAGTTTCTGATTGAGTTTGACCAGTTCTGTATTAAAGAAGGATTAAAGCCTGCTTTTTACAGGATTGATGAGGAGAGTTTATACCATTTCTCTACGTTGAAAAAAAAGAAACTGCTTATTGGACAGGAGGCGGTGATGGATATTAACAGTTTTAGCTTGGAAGGAAAACAAAACAAAGCGCTGCGCAACTCATTGAATAGTTTGCAAAAAAAAGGATATCAGACCCGGGTCCACAAAGCACCACATACGAGGCAATTCATTAATGAATTAAAAGCAGTATCTGATGAATGGCTCAAGGCCTATGATAAAATTGAAATTACTTTTTCCCAAGGTATGTTCAATCCATCCTTAATTAGCCAACAGGAGGTGATTGCGGTTCACGATGAAGCAAACAAAACAGTAGCTTTTTTGACCATCATCCCGGATTACACTCCTGATGAATGCACATACGATTTAATTCGTAAAACGGCGGATGCGCCCGGAGGATGTATGGATGCATTGATCATAAAATTAACCGAATACGCGAAAGAAAGTGGTTCCCATTACCTGAACCTTGGCCTGGTGCCCATGTCGGGTATTGACCAGCCGGAAAGCACAGCAGAGCGGTTGGTAAAATACGCCTATGAAAAAATCAGCAGATTCAAACACTACCAAGGTCTGCGAGAATTTAAAGAGAAATATGCGTCGCAATGGCTTAATAAATATCTCATCTATGAAAATGATTTTGACTTGGTACAACTTCCTGCTGCATTACGGAAGGTTATGGAACCGGCTTCCTAG
- a CDS encoding LutC/YkgG family protein, protein MSARDKIKNAIIQNKPSAVELPKIPLFLEEEQNAIETFSRMVELVGGSVIELSTLSEINEFVQSRFSDTHKIASSIVYSTIDVNEDCPHYLLEKIDLAILEGVIGVAENGAVWLPEKNMLHRALPFITQHLLLVLKKENIVANMHYAYEKVAEINYGVFISGPSKTADIEQSLVIGAHGARSLTVILTN, encoded by the coding sequence ATGAGTGCAAGAGATAAGATCAAGAACGCGATTATACAAAACAAGCCTTCAGCAGTTGAACTTCCTAAGATTCCCTTATTTTTAGAGGAAGAACAGAATGCAATAGAAACCTTTAGCAGGATGGTAGAACTGGTTGGAGGTTCAGTAATTGAATTGAGCACCCTGTCAGAAATCAATGAATTTGTACAAAGCCGGTTTTCTGATACTCACAAAATAGCGTCATCAATAGTTTATTCAACTATTGATGTAAACGAAGACTGTCCTCATTACCTTTTGGAGAAAATAGATCTTGCGATTTTGGAAGGAGTAATTGGTGTAGCCGAGAATGGAGCAGTATGGCTACCGGAGAAAAACATGCTTCACAGGGCACTTCCATTTATAACACAACATCTCCTATTGGTACTAAAGAAAGAAAATATCGTTGCTAATATGCACTATGCATATGAAAAAGTGGCAGAGATTAACTATGGTGTTTTCATTTCAGGTCCGTCAAAAACTGCAGACATCGAGCAATCGTTAGTAATTGGAGCTCATGGCGCCAGAAGCTTGACGGTAATACTGACTAATTAA
- a CDS encoding lactate utilization protein B, producing the protein MNHSKQAAIFNKDIDRTSWHDETLWFVRQKRDKSVYNIPDFQLLRELASQIKEHTLSKLNDYLTAFEQNANRNGVKVHWAADAKAHNDIVLGILQQHKAQKIVKSKSMLTEECHLNPFLEKNGIEVVDTDLGERIIQLRGESPSHIVLPAIHLKKEDVGKTFHQHLHTPKGEKDPQRLTQAARQHLREKFLKADAALTGVNFAIAETGSVVVCTNEGNADLGVNLAKVHIACMGIEKIIPRFKDLSVFTRLLARSATGQPVTTYTSHFTKPRSGAEMHIIIVDNGRTQQLGRKDFYNSLKCIRCGACMNTCPVYRRSGGHSYDFTVPGPIGSILAPNLDLKKYSSLPFASTLCGSCTNVCPVKINIHEQLYKWRQEIGEANSLPVMKKWTMKGMAKVLASARLFSFIGAMGRQVLKWTPHFITHNKMINPWAKARELPKTPQESFREWYSKNRQKN; encoded by the coding sequence ATGAATCACTCAAAACAGGCAGCTATATTCAATAAAGACATTGACCGTACCTCGTGGCATGATGAAACACTATGGTTTGTAAGGCAAAAAAGAGACAAGTCCGTATACAATATTCCTGATTTTCAGCTACTAAGAGAGCTTGCTTCCCAAATAAAAGAACATACTTTAAGTAAGCTGAATGATTACCTAACAGCGTTTGAGCAGAATGCCAATAGGAATGGCGTAAAGGTACATTGGGCTGCCGATGCAAAAGCGCATAATGACATTGTCTTAGGTATATTGCAACAACACAAAGCTCAAAAAATTGTCAAAAGCAAATCGATGCTTACTGAAGAATGTCATCTTAATCCATTTTTGGAGAAAAATGGCATTGAAGTAGTCGATACAGATTTAGGGGAACGCATCATTCAACTGCGTGGTGAATCACCTAGCCATATTGTTCTACCTGCAATTCACCTAAAAAAAGAGGATGTTGGCAAAACCTTTCATCAGCATTTGCATACACCAAAAGGAGAAAAAGATCCACAACGGCTGACTCAAGCGGCACGCCAGCATTTACGTGAAAAATTCCTGAAAGCGGATGCGGCACTCACTGGAGTTAATTTTGCAATTGCCGAAACCGGAAGTGTGGTTGTGTGTACCAATGAAGGAAATGCCGACTTAGGGGTTAACCTGGCTAAGGTGCATATTGCTTGTATGGGTATTGAAAAAATCATTCCACGCTTTAAAGACCTGTCGGTATTTACTCGTCTATTGGCAAGGAGTGCTACCGGACAACCAGTTACTACATATACATCGCACTTTACCAAACCTCGCTCGGGTGCTGAAATGCATATAATAATTGTTGATAATGGGCGTACTCAGCAATTGGGAAGAAAGGATTTTTATAATTCACTCAAGTGCATTCGTTGTGGTGCTTGTATGAATACGTGTCCAGTCTATCGTCGTAGTGGCGGACATAGTTATGATTTTACAGTTCCTGGGCCAATAGGTTCCATTCTCGCTCCCAACCTTGATTTAAAGAAATACAGTTCATTACCCTTTGCATCAACTTTATGCGGAAGCTGCACAAATGTATGTCCTGTAAAAATTAATATTCATGAGCAGTTATACAAATGGCGACAAGAGATCGGAGAAGCAAACTCTTTACCTGTTATGAAAAAATGGACCATGAAAGGAATGGCAAAGGTGCTTGCTTCAGCCAGGTTATTTTCTTTCATTGGAGCTATGGGACGACAAGTACTTAAATGGACCCCTCATTTTATCACCCATAACAAAATGATCAATCCTTGGGCAAAAGCCAGGGAGTTACCAAAAACACCACAAGAAAGTTTCCGTGAATGGTACAGTAAAAACAGGCAAAAAAATTAA
- a CDS encoding SPOR domain-containing protein: MSTIVYAQQKPTKSTTKPATTKPATSTPAKQNAPAGKPATTKDKSTLIPQTKPERSPVETPKKVQIDDNSGFENTSNSRDTILMSNVDVVAQPGINELLSKRIEINRKPPAFGYRLQIYSGPNRNEAYSLQIKFALKFPELGSYLSYQMPNYKLRVGDFATRADAEKVKKLLDKEFDVAFIVSDKLNPQKVYQEGETELPQ, translated from the coding sequence ATGAGTACAATAGTTTATGCTCAGCAAAAACCAACTAAGTCAACTACGAAGCCTGCCACCACAAAGCCAGCCACCTCAACACCGGCAAAGCAAAATGCACCAGCCGGTAAGCCTGCAACAACAAAAGACAAATCAACATTAATACCCCAGACCAAACCGGAGCGGTCGCCAGTTGAAACTCCAAAAAAAGTTCAGATAGATGATAACTCAGGATTTGAAAATACTTCAAACTCACGGGATACTATCCTAATGTCGAATGTTGATGTTGTTGCGCAGCCAGGTATAAATGAATTGTTGTCAAAACGAATTGAAATTAATCGCAAGCCACCAGCATTCGGTTATAGATTACAAATTTATTCAGGTCCTAACCGTAATGAAGCGTATAGTTTGCAAATTAAGTTTGCACTTAAGTTTCCTGAATTAGGAAGCTATTTAAGTTATCAAATGCCTAACTACAAGCTTCGTGTAGGGGATTTTGCTACCCGTGCAGATGCTGAAAAGGTAAAGAAACTCCTTGATAAGGAATTTGATGTTGCATTTATTGTATCTGATAAACTAAACCCTCAAAAGGTTTATCAGGAGGGCGAGACTGAATTACCCCAATAA
- a CDS encoding formylglycine-generating enzyme family protein — protein MYSYKSFILITIIAFAFNFTACHKTSNSQSAQLLKSSRIEGMAACTSNGLFPSDSVLYMQGGGKEFYESIINAQKPIGKVPEGMVYIPGGEFSMGGVNPVGMGDGGNQPMNDARPIHRVYVSGFFMDATEVTNAQFEAFVKATGYVTIAEKKPTKEEFPNAPEENLFTGSVVFTPPNEDIPLNDYLQWWQYVKGADWRHPLGPNSTIKGKEYYPVVHISWEDAQAYAQWAGKRLPTEAEWEFAARGGEYGKLYPWGNQFKPDGKWMANIFQGKFPKNDTGADGFTGIAPVKQFPSNPYGLYDIAGNVWEWCQDWYQSDYYEKLAKQTIAKNPQGPESSYDPDEPTQKKKVQRGGSFLCTDQYCTRYMVGTRGKGEYRSASNHIGFRCVKDTK, from the coding sequence ATGTATTCTTACAAATCATTTATACTGATAACAATTATTGCATTCGCTTTTAACTTCACTGCTTGTCATAAGACTTCAAACTCCCAATCAGCCCAGTTGCTAAAAAGCAGCAGGATAGAGGGGATGGCGGCTTGTACATCTAATGGTTTGTTCCCGTCTGATAGTGTTTTGTATATGCAAGGAGGAGGAAAAGAGTTCTACGAATCTATAATTAATGCCCAAAAGCCTATAGGCAAAGTACCGGAAGGGATGGTATACATTCCTGGTGGGGAATTTAGCATGGGAGGAGTAAACCCTGTGGGTATGGGTGACGGAGGGAATCAGCCGATGAATGATGCCCGCCCAATTCACCGTGTGTATGTTTCGGGCTTTTTTATGGATGCCACAGAAGTTACCAATGCTCAATTTGAGGCATTTGTTAAAGCCACCGGATACGTTACTATAGCTGAAAAAAAGCCAACAAAAGAAGAGTTTCCTAATGCCCCTGAAGAAAACTTATTTACAGGCTCTGTAGTCTTTACTCCTCCTAATGAAGATATTCCTTTAAATGATTATCTTCAATGGTGGCAATATGTCAAGGGGGCTGATTGGCGACATCCTCTGGGCCCAAACAGTACAATTAAAGGCAAAGAATACTATCCGGTTGTACACATTTCATGGGAGGATGCTCAAGCTTATGCCCAATGGGCCGGAAAACGACTTCCAACGGAAGCGGAATGGGAATTTGCAGCCAGGGGAGGTGAGTATGGCAAACTGTATCCTTGGGGCAATCAATTTAAACCTGATGGCAAATGGATGGCTAATATTTTCCAGGGTAAATTTCCTAAAAATGATACTGGAGCAGACGGTTTTACAGGCATTGCGCCGGTAAAACAATTTCCATCCAACCCTTACGGCCTGTACGATATAGCGGGTAACGTTTGGGAATGGTGTCAAGATTGGTATCAATCTGACTATTATGAAAAACTTGCCAAGCAGACAATCGCAAAGAATCCTCAAGGACCAGAATCATCATATGACCCTGACGAACCAACTCAAAAGAAGAAGGTTCAACGCGGAGGTTCGTTTCTGTGTACTGACCAATACTGTACCCGCTACATGGTTGGCACACGAGGAAAAGGTGAATACCGTTCTGCATCGAACCATATTGGATTCAGATGTGTTAAAGACACTAAATAA
- a CDS encoding (Fe-S)-binding protein: MRVALFVPCYIDQFYPNVGIATLQLLEKLGVDVDFPPQQTCCGQPMANTGFEKDSIPVYHHFVKTFSGYDYVVTPSGSCAYHVKKHYNIIEQTTEVNEVRSNTIELVSFITDVLNVKEIPVTFPYKVGMHLSCHGQRGLMNATASEITPEKDGNAWRLLKTIEGIQLTTLNRNDECCGFGGSFCVSEEAVSARMGLDRVNDHLTNGTQILTGADMSCLMHLEGIVRREKLPMKVMHIAEILNGNRP; the protein is encoded by the coding sequence ATGAGAGTAGCCTTATTTGTTCCTTGCTATATTGATCAATTCTATCCAAATGTAGGAATTGCCACCTTACAACTATTGGAAAAGCTAGGCGTTGATGTTGATTTCCCTCCACAACAAACCTGTTGCGGTCAGCCCATGGCAAATACAGGATTCGAAAAAGACTCAATTCCTGTTTACCATCATTTTGTAAAAACATTTTCAGGATACGATTATGTTGTAACTCCATCTGGCAGCTGTGCCTATCATGTAAAAAAACATTATAACATTATCGAGCAAACAACTGAAGTTAATGAAGTGCGCAGCAACACCATTGAGCTCGTTTCGTTTATTACTGATGTGTTGAATGTCAAAGAAATTCCCGTTACGTTTCCCTATAAAGTTGGTATGCACTTAAGTTGCCATGGCCAACGTGGACTGATGAATGCAACTGCATCAGAAATTACACCTGAAAAAGATGGAAACGCCTGGAGACTATTAAAAACGATTGAAGGCATTCAACTCACCACCTTAAATAGAAATGATGAATGTTGTGGATTTGGTGGTTCATTTTGTGTAAGTGAAGAAGCTGTTTCGGCCCGAATGGGTCTTGACAGGGTAAACGATCATTTGACAAATGGAACGCAGATTTTAACCGGTGCTGACATGAGCTGTCTTATGCACCTGGAAGGCATTGTCAGAAGAGAGAAACTACCAATGAAAGTGATGCACATTGCTGAAATTTTAAATGGAAATCGACCATGA
- a CDS encoding M20 metallopeptidase family protein — translation MLKEKIQTLAKDIHQETIANRRHIHANPELSFKEFKTSEFIASKLTEWGIPFEKKAGTGLVGLIKGEKPSDKVLALRADMDALPIVETNEVEYKSKNEGVMHACGHDVHSASLLGTAKILSQLKTEFGGTVKLIFQPGEELLPGGASIMIKEGVLENPAPQGIIGQHVMPLIDAGKVGFRSGQYMASTDELYITVKGKGGHGAQPHMNVDPVLISAHIIVALQQVISRIADPRLPSVLSIGKVIANGATNVIPNEVNMEGTFRTLDESWRKEAHKRMKKMAEGIAESMGGSCEFTIAHGYPFLVNEEKLTQRARAAAEEYLGKENVLDLDIWMAAEDFAYYSQVTNACFYRLGTRNEARGITSSVHTPTFDIDETALETSTGLMAYMALKELES, via the coding sequence ATGTTGAAGGAAAAAATACAGACCTTGGCAAAGGATATTCATCAGGAAACCATTGCCAATCGTCGTCATATACATGCGAACCCTGAGCTTTCATTTAAAGAATTCAAAACCAGTGAATTTATTGCTTCCAAATTGACTGAATGGGGTATCCCATTTGAGAAAAAAGCAGGAACTGGCCTTGTGGGGTTAATTAAGGGCGAAAAGCCTTCTGATAAAGTATTGGCATTACGTGCTGATATGGATGCTTTACCCATTGTAGAGACCAATGAGGTGGAATACAAGTCGAAGAATGAAGGAGTTATGCATGCTTGCGGACACGATGTACACAGTGCTTCTTTGTTAGGTACTGCCAAAATCCTTTCTCAGTTAAAGACAGAGTTTGGTGGAACTGTGAAACTGATTTTTCAACCGGGAGAAGAGTTGCTGCCCGGGGGAGCAAGTATTATGATTAAAGAAGGAGTGCTTGAAAACCCGGCACCTCAAGGCATCATTGGCCAACATGTTATGCCATTGATCGATGCCGGAAAAGTAGGTTTTCGTTCAGGGCAATACATGGCCTCAACGGATGAGTTATACATTACGGTAAAAGGCAAAGGCGGGCACGGAGCGCAACCGCATATGAATGTTGATCCCGTGCTGATTTCGGCTCATATTATTGTTGCTCTTCAGCAGGTAATAAGTCGAATTGCCGATCCTCGGCTTCCTTCAGTATTGTCTATAGGTAAGGTCATTGCTAATGGCGCGACCAATGTGATTCCTAATGAAGTGAATATGGAAGGAACATTCCGTACACTTGATGAGAGCTGGCGGAAGGAAGCCCACAAGCGAATGAAGAAAATGGCTGAAGGTATTGCCGAAAGTATGGGCGGTAGCTGTGAGTTTACTATTGCCCATGGTTATCCTTTCTTGGTAAATGAAGAGAAGTTGACTCAAAGAGCAAGAGCAGCGGCGGAAGAATATTTAGGTAAAGAAAATGTTCTGGATCTTGATATATGGATGGCAGCAGAGGACTTTGCCTATTACTCTCAAGTTACTAATGCATGTTTTTACCGTTTAGGAACCCGAAACGAAGCAAGAGGAATCACTTCATCGGTGCATACTCCTACCTTTGATATTGATGAAACTGCATTAGAAACGAGTACGGGGTTAATGGCTTATATGGCATTGAAGGAACTGGAAAGTTAG